A region from the Bacillales bacterium genome encodes:
- the sigB gene encoding RNA polymerase sigma factor SigB: MPTKSQHSKADNGDSIQEWIRRYQEQPDNEEIQLRLVREYEDLVDSLARKFSKGRNIHDDLVQVGMIGLLAALRRFDPSFERSFESFAVPTIIGEIKRFIRDKTWSVHVPRRIKELGPRIKKAVDELTNELHRSPKVEEIASYLDASEEEVLETMEMGKSYQALSVDSSIEADQEGSTVTLLDLVADEEDGFEQMDRRLLLEKAFQVLSEREREILRCTYFENLSQKETGERLNISQMHVSRLQRRALQKLREAIRIEPSEALQ; encoded by the coding sequence GTGCCGACAAAATCTCAGCATTCGAAAGCCGATAACGGCGATTCGATCCAGGAATGGATTCGCCGCTATCAGGAACAGCCGGACAACGAAGAAATCCAGCTGCGCCTCGTTAGAGAATACGAAGATCTCGTTGATTCCCTTGCGCGCAAGTTTTCCAAAGGAAGAAACATCCACGACGATCTTGTACAAGTCGGCATGATTGGTTTGTTGGCCGCGCTGAGACGTTTCGATCCGTCATTCGAACGAAGTTTCGAATCGTTTGCTGTCCCGACGATCATCGGGGAAATTAAGCGCTTCATCCGCGATAAAACATGGAGCGTACACGTCCCTCGCCGGATTAAAGAATTAGGGCCGCGCATCAAAAAGGCGGTCGATGAACTGACAAACGAACTTCATCGTTCCCCGAAGGTCGAAGAAATTGCTTCTTATCTGGACGCATCGGAGGAAGAAGTGTTGGAAACGATGGAGATGGGCAAAAGTTACCAAGCGCTTTCCGTCGACAGCTCGATTGAAGCGGATCAAGAAGGAAGCACGGTGACGCTGCTTGATCTCGTCGCCGACGAGGAAGACGGCTTTGAACAAATGGATCGCCGCCTGCTGCTCGAGAAAGCATTTCAAGTCTTGTCGGAACGGGAACGCGAAATCTTGCGATGCACTTATTTCGAGAATTTGAGCCAGAAAGAAACCGGCGAGCGTTTGAATATCTCGCAAATGCATGTGTCGCGATTGCAGCGTCGTGCTTTGCAAAAGCTGCGCGAAGCGATAAGAATCGAACCGTCAGAGGCATTGCAATGA
- a CDS encoding PP2C family protein-serine/threonine phosphatase yields the protein MQDNEETSQLYTNYLRDYLNHKDEQTLYKAQQFSRSMLEKQISPEEVLSMHVQALHDIFRAIPKEMDDTFRFLLEVMVGYGLAYREHQSLRSRQQQLENDIEVASKMQETFLRGEVPKTDKLDIGALSRPARKMSGDYFHFVQDQNDCVSIAIADVIGKGIPAALSMSMIKYAMDSVTEQRMQPGAILENLNRVVEQNVGSGMFITMMYGVYDPRVHRFYYSGAGHEPGFLYSAAKDEFRELSAKGLVLGVSENTKYREFEIEVQVGDMIILLSDGVTECRTEKGFIERDEVTEMIRKHIHLPAQEIVDRVYEELERLQDFELRDDFTLIILRRNV from the coding sequence GTGCAAGATAATGAAGAAACGTCTCAACTGTATACGAATTATCTACGCGACTATTTGAATCATAAGGATGAGCAAACTTTATATAAAGCACAGCAATTCAGCCGTTCCATGCTTGAAAAGCAAATTTCACCCGAAGAAGTGCTCAGCATGCATGTGCAGGCTCTGCACGACATCTTTCGTGCAATCCCGAAGGAAATGGACGACACTTTCCGATTTTTGCTGGAAGTCATGGTTGGATATGGACTTGCCTATAGAGAACATCAAAGTTTGCGAAGCCGGCAGCAACAGTTGGAAAACGATATTGAAGTGGCTTCGAAAATGCAGGAAACGTTTTTGCGCGGGGAGGTGCCGAAAACCGACAAACTCGACATCGGCGCGTTGAGCCGCCCCGCCCGCAAAATGAGTGGAGATTATTTTCACTTCGTTCAAGACCAGAACGATTGCGTGAGCATCGCGATCGCCGACGTCATCGGGAAAGGCATCCCGGCTGCCCTTTCGATGTCGATGATCAAGTATGCGATGGACAGTGTGACGGAACAACGGATGCAACCAGGGGCTATTTTGGAAAATTTGAACCGCGTTGTCGAACAAAACGTTGGTTCCGGGATGTTCATTACGATGATGTACGGCGTCTATGACCCCCGTGTTCATCGTTTCTATTATTCCGGTGCCGGTCACGAACCGGGTTTTCTGTACTCTGCCGCCAAAGACGAATTTCGCGAACTGAGCGCGAAAGGGCTCGTGCTTGGTGTATCCGAAAACACGAAATACCGCGAATTCGAAATTGAAGTCCAGGTCGGCGACATGATCATCCTTTTATCGGACGGCGTCACCGAATGCCGTACGGAGAAAGGATTTATTGAACGGGACGAAGTGACCGAAATGATCCGAAAACATATACACTTACCTGCACAGGAAATTGTTGACCGGGTGTACGAGGAACTGGAACGACTTCAAGATTTCGAATTGCGGGACGATTTCACGTTGATCATCTTACGAAGAAACGTTTAA
- the rsbW gene encoding anti-sigma B factor RsbW codes for MKDASDFIEMVIPAQAEYVGVVRLTSSGVANRIGFSYDEIEDIKVAVSEACTNAVNHAYNKEENGKITVGYGIYEDRLEIMVVDRGKSFDFADIRKKVGPFNGDLSVEKMSEGGLGLFLIETLMDKVEISGESGVIVLMTKYIRKDEVEPGADKISAFESR; via the coding sequence ATGAAAGACGCTTCCGATTTCATTGAAATGGTAATACCTGCCCAAGCTGAATATGTCGGCGTCGTCCGGCTCACTTCTTCGGGCGTAGCCAATCGCATCGGTTTTTCCTACGATGAAATTGAAGACATCAAAGTGGCGGTTTCCGAAGCCTGCACGAATGCCGTGAACCATGCTTACAATAAGGAAGAAAACGGAAAAATCACCGTCGGATACGGCATTTACGAAGACCGTTTGGAAATCATGGTCGTCGATCGCGGCAAGAGCTTTGATTTCGCGGACATTCGCAAAAAAGTCGGACCGTTCAACGGCGATTTGTCGGTGGAAAAAATGAGCGAAGGAGGGCTTGGGTTATTTCTAATTGAGACTTTGATGGATAAAGTGGAAATCAGCGGCGAGTCCGGTGTGATCGTTTTGATGACGAAGTACATTCGGAAAGACGAGGTGGAACCCGGTGCCGACAAAATCTCAGCATTCGAAAGCCGATAA
- a CDS encoding SpoIIE family protein phosphatase, which translates to MIENYRFDKMRVSAFQLAKQGETQCGDSYYMMETNDYFLCMLADGLGSGPDAKKASQKAVSIVRENPDDDVETLVEKCNCGLRNERGAVLSVFKIDFHKGLLEFSGVGNIRFVFYPPNEKAVYPIPKIGFLSGKRFSARVQTFSFPKHSSFVIYSDGLGSVGAKYPSSCMNVTDVERISECVAAYVMDDARSSDDVTFIVGKNVSE; encoded by the coding sequence ATGATCGAAAATTATCGGTTTGACAAAATGCGCGTGTCGGCGTTTCAACTCGCAAAACAGGGCGAGACGCAGTGCGGGGACAGCTATTATATGATGGAAACGAACGATTACTTTCTTTGCATGCTCGCCGACGGTTTGGGAAGCGGCCCGGATGCGAAGAAAGCATCGCAAAAGGCGGTATCGATTGTAAGAGAAAACCCGGATGACGACGTGGAAACGTTGGTCGAGAAATGCAACTGCGGATTGCGCAATGAACGAGGAGCGGTACTGTCCGTTTTTAAAATCGATTTCCATAAAGGGCTGTTGGAATTTTCCGGTGTCGGCAACATCCGGTTTGTTTTTTATCCGCCGAACGAGAAAGCGGTTTACCCGATTCCGAAAATCGGATTTTTGTCGGGCAAGCGGTTTTCAGCTCGCGTACAGACGTTTTCATTCCCGAAACACTCGTCTTTCGTCATTTATTCAGACGGACTCGGGTCGGTGGGTGCCAAATATCCGTCCTCTTGCATGAATGTGACGGACGTCGAGCGCATATCGGAATGTGTGGCTGCTTATGTCATGGACGATGCTCGATCGTCGGACGATGTTACGTTTATCGTTGGGAAAAATGTTTCAGAATGA
- a CDS encoding STAS domain-containing protein, producing the protein MNLEITHTESNGIHLLQVSGEIDAYTAPQFREQLLPLTEIPGAKIKVDLSGVQYLDSTGLGIFVAGFKSAKQNDGLIEISGMTSRVQRLFDITGLADVFQIDHEVKGGTS; encoded by the coding sequence ATGAATTTAGAAATTACCCATACTGAATCGAACGGGATTCATTTGCTTCAAGTCAGCGGAGAAATAGATGCTTACACAGCGCCCCAGTTTAGAGAGCAATTGCTTCCATTAACGGAAATTCCCGGTGCGAAGATCAAAGTCGACCTGTCCGGCGTTCAATATTTGGACAGCACCGGTTTAGGTATTTTTGTCGCTGGCTTTAAATCGGCCAAACAAAACGACGGACTAATCGAAATCAGCGGTATGACATCCCGTGTGCAAAGGCTTTTTGACATCACCGGTTTAGCCGATGTGTTTCAAATTGACCATGAAGTGAAGGGGGGAACATCATGA